TACACACCCATACTCAGTGAAGGTGCTACATTTATGTGTACAACGTATTTGTGACTGTTGCAATGAGCGATACCAATACGATCTGCACTGGAGTTAGGTGGAGGTATTTTAacgaggagatggagagggcctTTAATAGAGGCCATCCAAACTGCCAGAATCAAGAATAACTTTAAGGACACACTTGTGCTCAAGGCCGATGCGGTGACAGTTCCATTTGCGTATTGGTTAGGGGGTCAGCATATCAGCATGACCGACCACAGCAGTCTGCCAATGGTTACGCTTCATTTTATGTGTGGGCGGGTTTTAAGATTTGCTGACAGCAGGCATGTAGTATTGCTTTAGTGCCACTGCCCTCTTTAATGGGTAGCCTGTCACATGTTTATGTATTGATTGTTCCTTGTGTTAGACTATGACGCGTATGCATAGTCACTGGCACAGACTCATCAACCCATCACTGAGAGCTAGCTTGTACATGAGACTTGACGTCAGCCATagcggtctctctctcagctcaggAGTTCTTGCttttccttagtaaaagttactttcagcagctttgtgaatttaggaaaacatttttagTTAGAAACTTTTAGTGCAACTTAGGAGTACtcttagtggtaagataaaatgctttgtgaaatATGGGCCCTGATATTTAGGGAGACGATACCGATTTTATACAATTTTTCAACTTCTATTACTAAAATATCCACAACAACTATTGCAGGTGCAGTGCATCACAGATTGTGTGATCTTAACTTTAATGCAAACATGTCAAATCAGATCGCAATAGGTCAGATAACATTTCTTAGATGAGCATCTTATCATTTCTGTGGTTGTGGAATGTTTGTTTGCCCCGACTGACTTTAGTATTCTAATTTATGGAAACCGCAAAAGTTTCTGGTGAAATATGAGTATTTTCAGTGTGACAGACTATGTTCTCAGCTACAAGCTGTGTCTTCTCTCAGTGTTTGAATATGTTACAATTCTGGCAAGTAATTCAGGACCCACCTTTCTGTTTAGCTGTGATGATTTGTGAATATTATGCATTGAGAAGTATTGTGAGTAAGTGGATTAAACTGTGCtactgtgtctctctcaacGCATCTTTGTCCCTGTGGACCCATGGACGATGGGTATGTGACTACTGTCCAATGGTAATGGGTGGTGTCACATGAATGAAGAAACCATAGCCTAACTGATGAACTACTGCTGGATTTAAAACCACTTGGCAGCCTCCCAACTCATTAACGTATTTGCTAAGGCATGTTTAACCATACGGTTTCTGTGTGCAAAGATTACTCTTCCAACATACAGTTGGCTAAGTGGAAATACTAATTTAAGTAAGTACAAACCAATTGGCAGTGTAGTTTAAGCAGTTTGTTGTGACAGCTTTCGGATCAGTCTTTACCTCTCCTTTTAGAATATGGTCCTGATTTCACACTGGAGAGAAACGAAACTAGTGGTAAACGTTTTCGAATTAGAAGCTCATGTATTCCTCTATAAGTGACAATCTGAAAGTCTGTCGATAAGATTGATCAGCCATGCCAGCTTTCCGTGACTTGACTGAAGGTGACGGGCATTTGGTCACGAACATCTACACACAAAATACCGTGCGTACCTCCTACGAGTGTTCGGGAGGATGAAGGATGAAGATGAGAGAACCGGCCCAGCTGTTGAACCGTCCGTCACGTTGTCTGTGATCAAATGACAGCAGCAATTCCCTCCCTCCGCATAAAAATACACTGCTTAGCAAACCGATTAATTCGTACAGTAGATCAAGTCGAAAAAGTAACTCCCGGAATGGTTGTTTTGATTGTCACTCGACATTGTCAGAGGTGTGTGCTCTAGCGTCCTGGAAAAGGGTTGGGGAGTAGTGAATATTATATTGGGGGAGGGGGCCTGAATGAATTGCAAGGACaaattaaaaagagaaaaaaagacaaatccCCCTCTATGGAAACGGCGATTTGAGAAATTACGCAACACAGGGAGAGCGCTGGCATCAAAAGCAGAAGTGATCATTTGGACTACTTGGCAGATATGGTTGGTGAAGATATGAAATCTCTCAGCCCTCAATTTACACTTGTTTCCAACTGGTTAATGACTTTATTTATACAAATGTATTTAGAAATGTCATATTGTGTTCATATTAAAATCCTTAATAAAAGTTATTGGGTCTATAACTTTGGAAAGCACTGGGCTGCTGGGATGAAATCCAAATTGACGCCCGCTCCAGTGACTTGGTAACCAAGATGAGCATCAGCAGTCGCCCACTAGGATATTAGGATAGCCGACTTTTTCTCACGGTAGGCAGTGCCAGCCAAGGTTACAAAACCACAACAGTTATTTTACACagtgctgaatgttttcctctcttttggTTGACTTTAAGTATCTAACAACATCACTGAAGTTATACTCTGCACACAATTCCAGtcacgctctctcactcacccgaAATCCTGGTCCATAGATTTGAAGAAGAATTTGTAGTTTGGTTTGTTCAAGACCTGTTTAAAATCCAGCAAAGTTATTTGTTCGGCCGGAATGGGAATCTTCACCAAGTAAGGGGTCTCCTCCTCGTCGATGTGATAAATTATTTTAGTTTCCGCCATTTCGCcagctccttttctctcctgtccCACAAAACTATGGAAGAGGGATGGGATAGCTAGCTTACCAGCTAACTGGCTAGCTGATAGTAGCTAGAGAGGAGGTTGGGGGTGAGAAGGGAGAACGCGACAGGACAACCACGCAAAGTTTTCAATGGACAGAAAGTTTTCGAAAAGTGAACAAAACACGCTGTTTCCCCTGCGTCGACATTCGAACATTCAACGAGTGTTCCCGTAACCTTCTCCGTCGAAGAGGTTAAGACCGTGGGCGCACGCCTAAACCTACAGATAACTATCGTGGAACTACTTTTcccccaacaacaacacaggaGGGGGGTTCAATAAAGTTTGGTCGAATGCAGGCCAACGTAAGGGACGTGTGACGTAATGTAGGCGCCCCATACGTTCACTCAACGTAAGGTTGGGTTGGGGGCACCGACAAACCCCAGTACCATTTCTTTCTTAACAAAGGAATGGTTCACGTGAGCCCAAATGATTGCACAGAAGTTGGGGATGATACATTATGTTATAAGCCACGAGCTTGACTGATGCCTTTTCTTATTGGTGTTTCTTATTTTCTAATTATTCATTCACTTATACCAATCAATAATAACACATCAAATCAATGCGCAATTTGTCTACGCAGTAAAACTAAATAGTAGGCTACATCATTTTAAGTTCATCCACGAAAAAAATCCTAGACTGGACCTAATTTTCGTCTTGTCAATGGACCATGTTGTCCCTACTGGCCTACTGGTAGAGCTTTTTGTGAACAGAGTGGCATTTTGCAGGACATTGAATGCAAAGGATCTCAGCTGTTCATTTTATGGATCAGTATCTGATTTTTTGTAAGAAATAGCAAATCAAATGaacaacacagaggaggagggatcATAATCAGCACATGGATCATTCCAAGACAACGAAAAATGAACTTTGTGTTTATGCGATCAAAGAGTGTAATGTAATACATCTGGCCTTTCCTGCTTTGGACGAAAATTGGGTCGAAAGACTTCCAAGATCTAAATCCTTGTCAAATCAAACTTAAAAGTATCTATTATCAAATAAATCAGAAATACCTCACCATGTCAGGAGAACACAAACAAGAGTTTTATTGTTTCTTGGCCAGGATCGGTCCAATTCCCACATGGTAACATTATTAGAAGTTGCAGTTCCTCTCATAACAGCTCAAACTGCATCACACTTACACAGATGCTGCACCAACTGTACAGTGATGCTGCTGAGACGCATCAAACGGCATGGCTGTTTGCGGGCGCGCTGCAGCATTTCACTGCACCACCAGAGGGAGCCAGACCACACAAATCTGCAGCCTCGTGACGAAGCCCACAAGCTTACTTCACActagggtgaaaaaaaaaaaaaaaaaaacagatgggtAATAACATGCCATAATGCAAACCATTTCAACAGTGCAACCATTGCAACAGTGACAGAGAATAAGTACACCAAAACATATTTAATGAATATTAGTTTAACtgcagataaataaacagacagTAGCTTGGTAATTGCATAGTCTAGATTTACATTCTGATACATTAAGACAAATTCATTATAAAGCAAATCAGCTACCTACTTTCAGCATGTCAAGTCCAAAAGGGATCTGTTCAGATTATTTCTGATGATCTCTAGATACATCTCACGTCTTGTctagagcaacacaacacatggTCTTTGGTAGTTCTTCTGTGGTAGAAAATATGATACATCAGACTGAGTCATTAGTTGTTAAATTGGACACATAAATCTGATGCTGGAGCAAAACATgaacaaaaaacaataaatgaatAACCAACACAATCATACAGCATTCCAGAGTTACGGCGTGGTAAATCTGTAACAAATAGGCCTACTTTTCAATCATTGAATAATTAAACCCGTTGCAATAAAATGTAGTACCAAGCTATAATATTTACAGTCGCTTAGGGTTATTGTTGTCAACTAAACAAAAGATCACATTGTCAACAACAGACAAAATAGAACAGAATCTCTAATCTACGCACTTAACTTCAACACAAGCATGTGATATGAGAAAACATGTTCTTAATGCATGAATACCTTTGTTATTCCAGCGTCTGTAGAacggttgtttgtttgttaggtATGTTAAAGTTAGTGTGGCTGAAACAGAACACCCCCTTGTCCTCATTACCTACAACGTTGCACATAATGTATACAAGAATAATACAACTCAACTACGTTCAGATCAACAGACAATTGAAGTTATCAATGTTGCAGTGTAGCATTATTCATGTTGTCCCAGAACAGCTCCAAGGCAGCACATTGAAGTTCAACACAAACATCTTCAGACAAGTTAAGTAGAAAAATGTGTCGTTGAAGAATAACTTATTTGATTATTCCAGTGTCAATAGAAGGATTGTTTGCCCAGCTCATTCCAATGTGTTTTGAGGCAACAGAGGAACAGATATCCACTGGGCAGAGAGAAGGCTGACATTTCAATGGCCACCACATGTCCACTGTATGTTCTGATGACATGAAAATTATAACAATGTCTGATTAGCcatgttcctctctttcttaaGACAGTCTATAGACAGCAGCCCAGTATCAGTTCATTAGTCCCTGAAGCATGTGAGGTCAACCCTCTACTGGTACTCTCCTCCCAGTGTGTGATTCTTCCCGCTAGTTCAGGTTAAATGCACCTTAAATAGAACATCCAGACATCCTGTTGCTTCACAACGTTGCACATGACTTACACAAAAGAAATAACAATTAACTATGTTCCAATCAGTAGCTCAATGGAGTTATATGTTAATGTTGCAGGATAATTTTTGACGTTACAGAGAGCTACAAAAGGAATGTAATCATGTCAAAAGATAAATTTACATAAAGTATTCTATAGTATTCTATATTCTTTATAGTATATACAGGCAGTATTCTCAGATATGGCTTGTAGGCAGAATTGAGGTACGGTCTTGTCACATAGAAAGTAAAAAATTAGTTTACATTGCCAAAGCACCGTCAGGGTGTCAAGGCTTCCTTCTCTGAGGATGAGGATTACTTTCCTCCTGGCTGTTTCTTGTGGAAAAAGTTGGGTCCGAACACCACAGCGATCACACAGGTCAGCACAAAGATGATCCAGAAGACCACAGCCAGCACCTGGACGCAGACCAGGGTCCGGCTCCGCTCCCTGCGCCCCTCCATGCCGCCTAGGCCCAGCAGCCCCCGCTCCCCAGCACTCCTCCTATCCTCCTCGGTCATATGCTCCACCCTAAGGCTCACTGTGGGCAGGATGATGAAGCGGGCGTCGCGCTGCTCCAGCGACACCACCACCCGCTGCGTGACGGTGGTAGCCAGGCGCGCAGCCACCGACACGGGCATGCGGAAGGACATGGGCGGCAAGCGGGCCATGATACAGGAGTTGGGGGGCAAGGAGAGGGCATCGCCGGCTTGAAGGGGGGTCGGGTGGCGGCAGAGCGGGCAGGGGATGAAGGGGCCGGTGTCCGGGTCcagggggcagggggaggaAAGCTGGATCTGCTGGAGGCACTCGGTGCAGAAGACGTGCAAGCACTCCAGCATTCGGGGGCACTTGCCACACTGGTTGTACTCCTGGTAGCATATGGGGCACTCCACCTCAGCTGTGTCACCTTGCCCAGGTGCCTGCTCTTGGGGCTGAGTCTCACCTTGCCCAGGTGCCTGCTCTTGGGGCTGAGTCTCACCGGGCAGCCCCAGTGTCTGAATGGTTCCCGGCACCACCGACATGACTTTGTTCAGACAAGCGTGAAGGGTGTATGCTGGCAATAAATGGGGCTTGCTGGACCAGACAGAAGAGGGAAATACCCTTTAGTTTCTTCTACTTCTCCCAGTGTGGTGAGGAGAGACACTGAAAGTCAGACTGAAAGCAAAGATTAAAAAGTCATGCCAGGTCTTATTACTGCTTTGGCAGCACAAAAGGTTTAAAGGTGTGCCAGTGTCGGAAAATAAGACAAAAAGTATTACATAATATTACCATAAGAGGGCCGgatttctcctcctgtctcctgtctcctgtctcctgggTTCACTACGTGTGTATATGCGTTTGTTTTTTCTGGCCAACCATTGTAACTAAATAACATCTGACTTCAATAAATTAACCCCAAACTATGATGTTTTTTTGGAAATCTGATTCTTGAAGCAAATCTGCGAAATATGGGGCACTGTGGTAACTTTGGCCACCAACACAAATTGCTTTTAACATTTCAGCCTGACCTCAAAAGACAATCTAAAATTCTTACTATCTATTTGTCATGCAGTCTTCTAATTGTCTGTGTACTTAAAATAGGCAGACAATTGTTTACTTTGTAGTGGGTGGTGTAACAGGAAGTATCTGTTAGCTGATTATTTTGATAAAGAACCCAGTgttgacagacaaacagaaactaAGAATAGAATAGTAAGGACTATAATTAATTTACCTCAGGGGTTTTCTCCTATCATTTCATCATTGATTCAAGAACTGGTCATAATGTCAGGTGACAAGCCTCACACAGGCCTCATCATGCTCTAGAGTATTTAGACTTTTTAATATGCCTAAGTGTGTGGCAAAAGTGAACTTAAGCATTCATTTTTCAATATCAACTTGAAACATAATGTAGTCAAGGCTTTAAAACTTCATTAAAACCTAAACGATTTAACCTCTTTTTTTTGTAGAGAAAGTCATTAAGTTTAtctgagcaaaaaaaataatacatttcaagTTCAAAAATGGATTGAGTTTGTGTGGAACTTGATGTGTTTCCCATTTGAAACGCAGAGTAACAGCTTTCACCTCACATGACTTTCTCTGATTCACTTCCGCATGAAATGTTCTCATCTGTTAGAGCTGTAAATATTGACTGTAGTTTGGCTTTGAACGAGTTGTCCAGTGTCAGTGGCTCGAGGACCTAagagaaaacatatacagatgtgcatgtgggcGGCACTGAATGCTGCCAATGTTTTTTTCCTGACATCCCTGTCTTGGCAACAGTGTACGCGTTTACTAATGGGTATAGTTACCTGGCAACTGAGTTCCCACAGCCTTTCACTTTATGACTGGAAGCAATGTTTCCAGGCAAAACAAATCCCTCCAAAGTTCATGTACTGTTTAACAGTGCAGCGTATTGTGTATAGTTGTATATAGTGTACAGTTTTAACGCTcacgtttttgttttcattatttctgATATACACGCATTTGACACATATCTCTCAGCACATGCTTCGCTCAGAACAACAGCACATAAATATCTACACCTAAATGTTTAGGCCTACTCACTAGATTACATGTGGTTCCAACAGTCAGGTTGACAAGATTACACAGATACATCTGTGAAAGCTTGCAATGACATTATATGCATTATATTCTAGAAAAGCTTGGGTGTCATTCCCAAGGTACTTATATTAACTGCATTGCCATTCACATAAACATTCAGACTAAAGTTTCTGAAAAAGTGGGTGCGTGAACAAAATGCCTCATCTGGAATCAGGAAAACTAGAGCACCAAGAAAAACCTCCCTGAATGGGCCTTCAACATCTGGGCTATCCACCATGTCAGGATGTTTTAATGCTTACTCACCCCCATGGGGTTAGTTCTGATTCAGGCTCCTTATCCTCTCTTAAAACCATAGTGTTTGTCCATCCCAGTGCCTCTGAATGAGCTGTTGCTGCCGTGGAGATAGTATACTATCTGTCAGTGgcattctcctcttctcctttccgtCATTCTTGCCTTTTATACTGTCAtattttcacctctctctttgtgttacTCCTTTGGCATCCTCACACATCTGAATCTTCCCAGTGAATGAAAACACCTCAGTCGCTTTGTCCAACACTTGtgcccccactctctctctctctctctctctctctctctctctctctctccatctatccctctctcatcttcctctaTGCCCATCCTCACAGTGTCCCCTGATGCCCTGTCCTCTCCCATGCCCCAAAGGCTTCTGCTGGTTTCCCCAGGCGTTTATCGCCTAGCAATGCTTTGGTTACTAGGAGTGAGAACAGTCCCAAGACCCTCTCCAAACCCCAGTGTTTATCCGTCATCACAACTCGTGTCTGCGTATGTTCAACAAAGGTGCAGGTGTGTCCTTTGCAGAAGTAGTAGCAGGCTGATCCCTAAGGCCTGAACCAATATTTGTCCAAGACCGGTTTGTGAGGCACCTAGTGGAAAGGCTTGCTTTGCACTTTTCTGAAGTTAAACCCCACTGCTGGATTTGATCTCTGTTGCAG
The Clupea harengus unplaced genomic scaffold, Ch_v2.0.2, whole genome shotgun sequence genome window above contains:
- the si:ch73-335l21.2 gene encoding RING finger domain-containing protein; this translates as MSVVPGTIQTLGLPGETQPQEQAPGQGETQPQEQAPGQGDTAEVECPICYQEYNQCGKCPRMLECLHVFCTECLQQIQLSSPCPLDPDTGPFIPCPLCRHPTPLQAGDALSLPPNSCIMARLPPMSFRMPVSVAARLATTVTQRVVVSLEQRDARFIILPTVSLRVEHMTEEDRRSAGERGLLGLGGMEGRRERSRTLVCVQVLAVVFWIIFVLTCVIAVVFGPNFFHKKQPGGK